The Tachysurus vachellii isolate PV-2020 chromosome 19, HZAU_Pvac_v1, whole genome shotgun sequence genome segment TTCTGACCATACTGCACACCAGTGGTGAACCCAAAAGCTTCCTGTACCAAAAGAAAGTATGGAAAAATACTATAGACATAACTTaatgaatgcaaaataaaagatattttgAACATACCTTTGTAAtcaaagagagacacaggacTGATGGGTTCAGAGAAGCCAATGGAAGACAGGTCATCATTTCCAGCTAATGGCAGTGAGGAGGTAGATGGCTCCAGATTGGGCCAAAGGGAAGAGGGCCCGAAACACCGGAGCTCCCTCTGTCCATGAAGACTTCTCTCGACACAATTGCAAAGCGCACAGGCTCTGACAATCTCCCTGAAGATACAAGTCAGTATTGAGATAGCCATCCACCACAGTCATAAATTAAGCCAGAAACGTATGTGATCTTTTGATCATGGACACCATACTGTGTATAATTTGTTGGATTTAAGCGAAAACCATCTCACCAACAGCTTATGTATGAAAAAgtggaatataaataaaagactttACGCTGGTGCATTGGAAGGGTCCACAGTAGTGCCTGAGATGTCCTCTGCAGCAAAAGGGGCTTCTGATTCCCCCTGAGATGGGACAATCTCGTTTGAAGAGGCACTGTCATCAGCTGGAAAGCACACGCCACATATAGGTCAAAATGTATGCGCAAGAGACACAATAAGGTTCACAGGCTTGTTCTTTCATGCCACAGAAACGGCTCTCACACTGGTCTTGTGAATAACTGCCACAATGATtattcaaagaaaaacaaattaaataaatccaacagaAAACTATTGCGGACTTTCTATCTCTCAGAAGTTTGtccgataaaaaaaaaaacatggcaggcaatcacacacaaattttAACAAAACGTAGCCGGCATTTGCATAGTCTTTATACAGCAGgccaaaatacaaacaaacaaacaaacctaaaATAACCAAACATTTGCTTGCTAACCTGCTTTTTCTGAATCATTTTCTTCGCAGTTTGACTTCTGCTCATCCATTCCTTCTCCTGAAGATGATCTCCCTAGAAGAGACCTGAAATGGGCAATAATTTATATCAAACCTACAATAACTACAATGaacaattttataaaatgtaattaggtTTGAATCTACAAGGTTCCACGTGATATAGGGATCGTATAAACATAGATAAGCATCTAAACTAACTAGTTTCCAAACAACCTgcaaagttaataaataaactctctgttttttaaaaagtcagACTATTTCATGAGAGGATTAACTGAACCGTGCGTTCAACTAATACGTTGTTCGTGCCACACTGCAATAGTAATATTTTAACAAGACAATATGTGGAATACAAACCATTAAATCGCATTCGTCACCTCAGCTCATTCTCTTAGTTTACAAGGGGAGCGACAGTTAGCGACAAACAAAAGCTAACGATCTGTGACTGTTTGGTTCTAAATACGTTTATCCGCCAGTTAGCTACAGATTACAGTACTTGCAGCTAGGTTAGCTTAGCTCGATCGCTAGCTTGCTAACCGGGGTTAACAAACTCTCTGCACAAAAATCCGGTCACCGCTCATAGACACAGAAATATAAAGCAACAAATGCATCGCGATATGGTCGCTAAGGGTAACGccgagtaaaataaaatatttaaactgcGTACATAATTAATACGTACTGCTACTTCCTCCATATAAAACAACACTAAACGGAgatacacaaagaaaacacaactTCCGAGTGGCTCGTTTCCTGTGACGGTTCACAACCACTCCGGGCTGAAACAAAGCTGCGGCTAGTTAGTTCCGTCATAAAAGCTTAAACCTAAAGACTGGAACTGAGCAGCCTACAATCCTCTGATAAATGACTGTCGAGTTACACATTACACTATGGGATTCCTATTTGATATACTTTATTtgtccatctctctcatctGAAATGTTCTTGGTTGTCATTAAtacaatttttgtgttttaatttaaagtgcTCATATAATGACAAACTGACCACAACACAGCCTTAAACTATACTTGGGTTTTCCTAGATTAAACAAATCTACATTGTTGAATTGTTGATTCTTTAAtcattgattaattttctttagcagcagctctgacactagTCATTGttgttaattaaatgtttatctatatagatataaatcTAGATCTGGacctagtactggacctctccccttcactgtttttctgcacaccttttttgcactgacactttaactctagacttgcacagcacagtaccactttatacacacaccataccacacatggacactttaaggacaataattaaaaaccatacgcatttatgtaaatttatgtatatacattatttttcacttatattttcatattttatatagtttctttttatatagtttatacttttattattattatttatctacctccttttggttatatattttttttatcccaaattgcattccttatgtttgaataccagacagatgcgaaaagcatttcactgcatgtcgtactctgtatgtatgcgacaaataaaatttgatttgatgtgtTCAAGTAGGTTAACATTTATATAGTGACAACTAATGCAGAGAGATGTACTGCTTGTgcatctatataaataaaacctaaaaaGAACAGTTATACTATGAGGTTTTTTAGGCcacatggggggaaaaaaaactttcactcTTATTGCCAATACCGTTAAAAATCGTTGTTCTCCCACATCCCTTTATTTACATGTGTTTCCTCCTATGACAACACACCACTGGGTAAAGGAAACTGAAGGGAAGCAGCACTGGTTAGAAGTTTtatactgttgttgttttttccccccttcgtCTCTCGTGGTATTTCATATCCAACACTTTATTTCACCctgcatcacaaaaaaaaaaccatgatcACATGTGTGTTAACCATTTTGAAAgctattacataaataaaatatactttgAAATGTAGAGAAACCAAAGGAGTGAAATTTAGACTAAAATTAAGACATTTTGAAtatgtttatcatttatttttggattaGAAATACTTAAAAAGAGACCTGATTACACTAACAGGGAAGGGATATGATCCATGTAAATAAGCTGTAGTACCTGTAACGTGCACATGCAAATGTCTACACCCTGTAGCTccaccaaataaaaacaaacaaaccaaaaaaaataaaataaaacacacagtggAAATAATGGAAGAAAAACCCCTATTTGTGTAATCTGGaggtagaaaaaagaaagaaaaacactacCAAGCTGTTAGCTAGCAGGTTCATAAGATTCCATACGCTAATGCAAGCTGTCAACGTTAGCTTAATTGTGAGCTTAGCTTAATTAATTCTgaaattgatttttattcagaGTAGACGTTTAAGTTCATACAACAAAACGATTTATTATGTTACTAAAGGATCAATACGCACGGTATTCACTTTCAGAAATCTGAAAATATAAAGTACGCAGCTAAAATCGGCTTTCTCCTAATCCAAAATAATGGGACGGTGGACTGCTAGCAAACTATTCGACACATACGGCGGGGAAAGTTCCTCTAACTAGCGACGTAGCATAAAACGAGCAACATAAACATGACTAGAAGACCACGAACAGCATAAAACACAACCAGTGAACTGTAACTGATCATTTACTGAACTTTAAAAGTAGTCCGTAGAATATAACTTGTTCAGAAATGTGATTTATAGCGAACTCTACTAGCTAGTTAGCTTAAAAGCATATCCATCCGCGGTAAAGTGTTACACACAACGTTTCTTCAACGttcaggggaaaaaacattCAATACCAAGGCGTTTATCACCTGTAAACCTAAACGGAATGTATGTAGATGCGGACACTGGctagttatttatttagatactaTTACCCAAACAACAAACTTAACGTTTTAGTTTACAAAGCTATACATGTTTAGCAGACGAGGTAACACTTAGAGCACATGAAGCTAGCTAGACTCCTGTCAGTAAAACAGGCCAAAGTTGGCCACAAGCAGTGTCCGTTTACCAACATACTATAACACTAGTGAGATGAAACAAGCTAAATATGAGCTGAAGATACTGTTTGAACTTCACTAGGAAGGTAGTTAGCTTGCTAAACTAACCTATCGATAACTTAACAACAAGGGCACACCAACCGTGCACCTTAGCTACATATATAAAGTAacgatttgttgttgttttgtttgtttttgtttttttttctttctgacgaACGACTCTGAGATCATTTAGACTTATGAAATAGCTAGCTAAGATGTATGTTTTTAAACTTTGCTAATTGGTAAGTAAaatacgtaaaaaaaaaaaacacgcaaaGCATTTAACGCGTCTACAATCTTGTATAATAAAATGTGCCAGCTCAGGTACGAGGTTAACAAGTACAGTAAGGTAAACGACACGAATAAACACCGTGCACCACAACACGCTAGCTAGCATGGCAACTTCATTCCCAAactagcaacaaaaaaaaagaccccaAAACAGGTTATAAGAGTTGAACTCACCTTACAGAACGATACTCGCGTCCTcatacatcattaaaaaaacagtccTACGGACACAAATCCGTGTGTATTAGTTTCATTTCATAAAGCTGAGCAGGCTGAGCACTGTGTTGTGGATTGGGGGAAGTGCCCGAAGCCCTTGGCTGCTTGTAAACGCCTGCTAACTTGATCATGTATTAGCTAGCGTACAAGATGGCTAACCAAATTAATCATATTGTACTCCTGTAGGCAAgccgaataaaaaaaaaaaaaaaaaagcaactcaAATCTCTACACAGGAGGCTGGATGGTAACCGTATTTGCTAGTTTTGCTCGCTTCTTTGCTAAATTGAAGCAGTTTGTAAGGTTAACTGCGTAGCTAGCTGTCTGAAAAGCCTGTCTGagcgttgttttgttttgttttgttttgttttgttttaataaacctCGACAGACTCGCAGGCATTGACTAAGTTCGCTTATCTGATGTCCAGTAGTAATAACACCTCTATCGTCGACTCTAACACGACTAACGTGAGCTAACGCTGTTGTACTTTGTTAATGCTTCACTAATGTCAATTCTTTGTTTCATTTccaagtcatttttttaaaatctctcAGACATCCATTTTATCACATCGTTCTAGATAAGACTGGCTATGCTGCATTTGTTCGTGCTTCTTCCATGTTTTACACGGAGAGACGAATCAAGCAAACAattgttttccttttctatCACCAAGGCTTAAaatactcatttttttttttttttagcagtgtgTTGATGTGAAACAGTATAACGCAGGTCTACGACGGTGTTAGACGTCCATGGATGGCTACAAATTAAATTGCAGCCATTTTCCAGCCAGCTTGTTTAACATCAATAATCATTGTGTCgctttcactttgtgtgtgttagaatgaTGCAAATACATCCCTTTACAAAATGTTCCCGATTGAAAACACATGTACGTttcgtttatttgtgttttgttctctTCTTACAAATGGATATATTGTTCCTGGGTAAAATATTCTGTCAAGGAACCTTGaacacgtctttttttttttggggcaCCTTTCCAACCCTAATCATGCATATGTTAGAGGGCATCATGCACACAATCAAGCTGAAGAAGATACAGGAACCCCACATGGACATTGGGAGAATATGcatattttatcatttgttatttCTCCCCCCAAACCTACATCATGTTAAAAAGTTCTGTTGATCTGATTAGATATTAGCAACAAAGTACCTGGAGTGAATTCatccatttgttttgtttaaaaaaatgacctcAAACTATCCACTCATTAACACATCTTTAGTAGCCGCTATAATCTGGTACGGTCTAAGCTTAGAAGTCTAGTGGAGCAACACTCTTTGGAGCACCAGCCCATTACAGGGCATCATTCACTCAAGCTGAAGAAGATACAGGAACCCCACATGGACATTGGGAGAATACCttgagtgtgtgcatgatgtcCTGTGATGGGCTGGTGCTCCAAAAGTGTTGCTACACTAGTCTTCTAGGCTTAGAACATACCAGGTTATAGCACATATAGTCACCAAGCCCATGAACCCCACGCTAGTGACCTTCGTCATATTAATATGAATTGGGGAGTATAGCAGATGCACCAAAGGAAACCCAAACATTTTTAGTATGGTTATTATACATATAAGAGGTAAAACAGGTCATTTTGAATAAACTCAAGGATTCAGAAGTGATTTGAAAGTGTGTAAAACATTAGCTACTCTAAAGtgattaaagaaaacatttagtgAACTGTCtgaaaataagtaaatagacATTAATTTTATTAGATCAATGAATTATGCCATTTGAAATGGCATGTAAAAGCAACCAAACCACAAGAGAGGAAATTCCCTAGCAACCTGATCTAAACAAATATGGTTATGTATTTCTATAATGTAGACTTGACTATGATATATAGACTATAAACCAAAAGAAATAACTATATATCAATTCAAATTttgaaaattaattatttatatatatttgctaaAAGCgcgatacaaataaatttgaattgaattgaactttttACACAAAACTGTAGCTGGTGACTGTAAGCAATTTGGACTAGTAAACTGATACATGCCTGTCTTCAGGATTAGAATTAACCAAGAAGTCTAGTACCCCAAAGACCTGATTGGTTTGCAATGATAACAGAGGGTGTGGCTTCCTGATGCAGTGTCTCCTATTGGTTATATACAGATAAATCTCAGAAAGATCTTAGGTGGATTTATGCCCATCTGCAGCCTCCATCAACAGGATAATCCTCTTTATACATCTCAACAGCTGTCCAAAATACTAGAAAAAGAAGCACaggttaaaatatatattgtaaattCTGCTACAATGACTTTGGACTCTGTTAGTTAATGCATTTAGTtaaaaaagctctttttttattcccttATATCTTTACACGTTATGTACATCCCCATCAAGGGACCCTTGAAGAAAAGCTTGAATGTCATCTAATCTGATTTTGATGCTGAAACCGATGCTATTTGTTTTCGTTGACAGAGacctttagttttaaaggtcaTATATGAATGATATCTATCACTGTAACTCTTATTGTTTAGACTTTAGCTTTTGTGAAAACTATCCTTAAAATTGTATGTGATATATTGCTAAAACACAATTCAGGACTATAGCAGACAGCCTGTAAGTTTTAAAATCACTGTATGCCGTTTGGTGAATTTTCTAGGATAATGTACATCCTGACCATTAATAAACCACTCGTTTATCGTCAtatagcacgttcgcctcacacctccagggtcggggttcgattcccgcctccaccttgtgtgtgtgtggagtttgcatgttctccccgtgcctcggggtttcctctgggtactccggtttcctcccctggtccaaagacatgcatggtaggttgattggcatctctggaaaattgtccctagtgtgtgattgcgtgagtgaatgagagtgtgtgtgtgccctgcgatgggttggcactccgtccagggtgtatcctgccttgatgcccaatgacgcctgagataggcacaggctccccgtgacccgagttagttcggataagcggtagaagatgaatgaatgaatgaaccatgTTAGATTTCATAAGCAGAGATCAGTTAATGACCAGGTCAAGACGCGCTGTAAAAGCGCATATTGTCCACAAGGGGGAGTAAAATATTGTCATTTCCAGTGAAACGACGACCAagataaaaaacattttcaaggcCTTAActtaaaatgacacaaaataaacagatgCTTCAAAATATCCATAATTTACCAGATTCTCAACTCAAAATATCAAGTATCAAAAATGCTCATTTCAtttgcagtttattttttaaggaaCTATTCTATAACAATTCCTATAGGTTTAAGGGTGTCATTGTTttgatattataattatactgtAATTGTGCTAAAATAGAAGAAATGCATAGTCTGTCTTTAGATTAGCTGTGCTGCCCAAGATGTAAttaagaacataaataaataaataaataaataacaataatttatcattattgttgttattattattattgttgttgttactattGTCCCATCAGTTAAGTCCATAGTGAGATGTTTGCAGCAGGACTCTAATAAAGATGGATTATATTTTTGTACAAGTGGCATCAGCGAAACCAACTCAATTGGTCAATCAAACACATGATTTATCACTCTAAAGTGCAGGtataaataaagacatgaaGTCATGAGATTAGTTACaacaacatttaaatgtttatatattataaatccCAAAGTATAAAAATAGTCTTTTCTCTAAGAAATATTCCCTcttctgtataaaaatgtttgctCTGAATCTAACATTAACATGTGCCACAGTCAAATAACAACCGTTATGCTATACAGTGTATTTCAATTATATAAATgaccacaacaaaacaattGTACAGTAAAGGGAATTAATAATACTATATTACATATCAGTTCAttatataatttgtattttagGTACTGTAAGTTGCCTTTATTTGGTTAGAATTTTCTGACCTTAACAGAAAGATATCTCCTTTACTGGATCTTCAGTCACAAATTGAGGTTTACAGAAAACCTGAGCAATCGTACAAAGCAGCCTTGCATACCAGTGAACCCCTACTTGTGCTCCATACAGACAATCAAAATATAGCATAGAATTATGTTTTCTAAAACAtgtgctgttcattttgtttactgcattgTGAACTACACCTGAACTGTTATGTATCACACTCGTATGTCCTTCAGAAAGGATTTGGTGGGATGAAAAGTTTGTGTGAACTTCAGCAGCACCTTGCATCACCACTGTTAGTGGATTCACTGCCATGAATACTCGTGACAGTCCAACCAGGAAGCGAAGAGGCCCAAATGCCCAGTGTGCCAGCCTTTGATCCTCTATAGATGCGTAACTGGATGCCAGCACACCATCCACAAAAAGGTTGCCATGTTCTGTCAATGGAGCATAAACCCCAATTCTTTCTTCCTGTGAGACGGAAACTATTTGGGAAGGATGCACATGACCATCCTGTCCACAAATTAATACATAGGCTCCTCTTGTAACTTGTCTAGCAAAGCTAGCATAGTACTCATTGTAGTCTAACTTGAGGTTGGGAGCCATGAAGATGAGGTGATTGGGTGTAATTGTGAGTCTATGCCCATTTTCTGTGCTGAGAATCAAGAAAGTGGACCTGTGCTCAGTGTCCAAATGTAAGAACAGGAGAACACGGCTGAAGATTATGCCACCGGACTCAGACAAAGCAAGCACTGAGTCTCCAGGGCGCAAATTAGACATAGGCTTTTGCACTCCTTCAGCCACAGTCACGAGTCCTGAAGCTGAGAAACAGCCTCCTTTCTCCACTGCAACAGAGTGATCTGCAAAAAAGGGAAACAAAGCAACGGCAATAATTTCACAAGGAGTAATTCGCAATGTTATGGATATTATGAAATATATGCAgacatgtgacaaataaaaggaaaaattatGTCAGTCTTATACTTTGGGGTGGCTTTTTTTTATAGGACTTTTTATAGGGCTTTTTTTTTGAACAACTATGAAAGGACTTGGTGCCTCTCTACCACCATCGTCAAACAACAGTTAAGACAATACTCCCCAATTTCTTCAATACAGTTCCAAAGAACTGTATGCTATTCTGGCTGCTCACAGTGGTTTGACActtgatttaatttttatttaattggtcACCCTTGTACAAGGTCCAGCTTGCATTCACCAGCCCCCCTGcccaaaaaaaagtcatataaGTACATTCAGATAGAACGAGATTTACCAGCTTTGACAGAACAGTGCACATGATACTTGGACTCGTAGTACACCCAGTCGAACCCAGCCTCGACAGCCAACTGAGCAAGGAGTCCATACTTTTTTATGTCCCTGTCTGAGGTGGTTATGTCCACAGCACGTCCCTCATAATGCAGAGAGCCAGATGGATGATTATCATCCTCGTCCCAGGCCTCGGTCACTCGTAGTCGAACACCTGGCCATTGGTTCATAACTGCAATGGCCAGTTTATTTAGGCAATCCTTACAGCGCTGCCAGTAATGGAAAGAAATATGTTATTCACAGAATCAGGTTGAACAATAAAACGAGCTATGAAACCACCATAACACCACACCTAGACATGATTCTTTATTCTCGGCAGATTCCACTTTCACATTGCCTTCAGCAAGCTGCTCAAGTTGAACAAAGACTAAACACCATAGCATTGGATTGTGTTTTGTCTCTCTGCTTTGGTTTTGTTCACTGGTTGACATCAGCAGATTTTGTCTGTACATTCAGCTCTGATAAAGGCCATCTACAACCCCTCAAAAAAATGCCACTAACAATCAAAACAAAGCTACTGTAACTAATCTCTTACATTCTTTGGCCATCTTCAGCTATGTTAGTGAGTAAATTCAaggtcacatttttttttctcacaagaTAGTAATATTTTCACACAGCCTTTTATGCATGGTTAGTCAAATGGTGGTGCTATTACAGTATCTGTTCTAGCTTCCGTCTGTTCAAGAGGATGAACAAATTGTGGTTTGGTTTTTTAACATTTCAGGAAAAATGTGGTTTGTCGTGAGAAATGTAATGTTTCACAGTGGAGTATATTGAGACCATTCAAGAAGAGTGAGAAAGGGCAAGTGAAAGAGACAGGAGGTCAAGAAAAGGCAAGCAGAGAAGAAAAGGCGAAACCCAGTCTGAGTAAGAGGGCAGATTGGTGGAATGTTTGGGCATGTATTTGTGAATAAGACAGAGAAAAGTGAGAAATTAAGCCAGGCGAAAAACAAACCAGGCCCATTTTTCTCGCAGTGAGGTTCGACAGAGGAGTTTCATTGTCAGAACGACAATAGAGGCTTTTCCGATGCTGACATTACTTCAGCAGGCGGGAATTCTGTACAGA includes the following:
- the dhh gene encoding desert hedgehog protein translates to MTPVPRFGLLAAACTCAWLLVHGCGPGPGYGVRLRPRRLTPLAYKQHVPIVSENNLGASGRAEGKITRHSERFNELVCNYNPDIDFKDEERTKADRFMTKRCKDCLNKLAIAVMNQWPGVRLRVTEAWDEDDNHPSGSLHYEGRAVDITTSDRDIKKYGLLAQLAVEAGFDWVYYESKYHVHCSVKADHSVAVEKGGCFSASGLVTVAEGVQKPMSNLRPGDSVLALSESGGIIFSRVLLFLHLDTEHRSTFLILSTENGHRLTITPNHLIFMAPNLKLDYNEYYASFARQVTRGAYVLICGQDGHVHPSQIVSVSQEERIGVYAPLTEHGNLFVDGVLASSYASIEDQRLAHWAFGPLRFLVGLSRVFMAVNPLTVVMQGAAEVHTNFSSHQILSEGHTSVIHNSSGVVHNAVNKMNSTCFRKHNSMLYFDCLYGAQVGVHWYARLLCTIAQVFCKPQFVTEDPVKEISFC